One window of the Streptobacillus canis genome contains the following:
- a CDS encoding GTP-binding protein — protein MAKQKFERSKPHVNVGTIGHVDHGKTTTTAAISKVLASKGL, from the coding sequence AAAGTTTGAAAGAAGTAAACCACACGTAAACGTTGGAACAATAGGACACGTAGATCACGGTAAAACAACAACAACAGCAGCTATTTCAAAAGTATTAGCATCAAAAGGATTAG